A single Vigna radiata var. radiata cultivar VC1973A chromosome 8, Vradiata_ver6, whole genome shotgun sequence DNA region contains:
- the LOC106771682 gene encoding probable membrane-associated kinase regulator 4, with amino-acid sequence MATTLLACDPADDDYIDMEVNSYSNFFCHSQSYPQPREFEFQMSSIVQEKEPTTSPADELFYKGKLLPLHLPPRLQMVEKLLENSTSPFHKENDIFEEFFSTPLATTYTTPIAGTPFESCNISPSDSCQVSGELNPEEYYNLAYPTDTSGGFVVQNQKKSWTKKLKQSSLGSKLKASRAYLKSWFGKSGCSYETYATSTKVADEGSVSKAREILNMHVQVAKKNPYGQIHRDRYQSSNSVMRSYKEKTSEDGSNHHRRSFSVGIKILPGNKSSSSSSSSSSFMSGSTSFSFSNKSYGCQARQLLKRCSSANSEIENSIQGAIAHCKKSQQVLSSKKTESEAGLYSVSASSRTSVCEDHERVDIWRG; translated from the coding sequence ATGGCTACAACACTCTTAGCATGCGACCCTGCAGATGATGATTACATTGACATGGAAGTCAACTCATACTCCAACTTCTTCTGCCATTCTCAATCTTATCCACAGCCTAGAGAATTTGAGTTTCAAATGTCCTCCATTGTTCAAGAGAAAGAACCAACAACCTCCCCAGCTGATGAGCTTTTCTACAAAGGAAAGCTCCTCCCTCTTCACCTCCCTCCTCGGTTACAAATGGTTGAAAAACTCCTTGAAAACTCAACCTCTCCTTTTCACAAAGAAAATGATATCTTTGAGGAGTTCTTTAGCACTCCTCTAGCCACTACCTACACAACACCAATTGCAGGCACCCCATTTGAATCCTGCAACATCTCTCCATCAGATTCTTGCCAAGTTAGCGGAGAATTAAACCCTGAAGAGTATTACAACCTTGCCTACCCAACAGATACGAGTGGTGGATTTGTTGTTCAAAACCAGAAGAAGTCTTGGACAAAGAAACTGAAGCAGTCTTCACTAGGTTCCAAGTTGAAGGCTTCAAGGGCTTATCTCAAGTCTTGGTTTGGAAAATCTGGTTGCTCATATGAAACCTATGCAACCTCAACCAAAGTTGCAGATGAAGGATCGGTTTCAAAGGCCAGGgaaattttaaatatgcatGTGCAAGTGGCAAAGAAGAACCCATATGGCCAAATTCACAGGGACAGATATCAGTCCTCTAATTCTGTCATGAGAAGCTACAAAGAGAAGACAAGTGAGGATGGAAGTAACCACCACAGAAGGTCTTTCTCGGTCGGCATAAAAATTCTTCCAGGGAACAagtcgtcatcatcatcatcatcatcatcttcatttaTGTCTGGCtcaacttcattttcattttcaaacaaatcataTGGATGCCAAGCTCGCCAGCTACTGAAAAGGTGCAGCAGTGCAAATTCAGAGATAGAAAATTCAATCCAGGGAGCAATTGCACACTGCAAGAAGTCTCAGCAAGTGTTGTCTTCAAAGAAGACTGAAAGCGAAGCAGGACTCTACTCGGTGTCTGCATCATCTAGAACCTCAGTTTGTGAGGATCATGAGAGGGTAGATATTTGGAGGGGCTGA